CGGTCAGATGATGCCCGCGCTGGAGCAGCTCCTTGGTCAAATGCGAGCCTAAGAATCCCGCTGCGCCCGTGACGAGAATTCTTTTCATCGAAAATGCGGCCTCCTTGGTTATGACCTAAGTATTCTCATTTTATGAACCGGCAGCGGATCCCGCTTGTATCGTTACCTAGGTCCATATCCGTTCATCCGTTCATTTTTTCCCGGTCGAAAATGGAGAGACCGTCACCTTACATATATATGTTTCGTCTGCCGTTTCGCATGGTTGAATGATTGGGGGCCGTATGCACATTTTAACGGGGTTGGTTCGCCGTCCATGTCCTTTCCCGGCCCTGGCGCATACCTTAAGTTGAATGTCTTCATTTGCGGAAAGATTAGGGAATCGAGGGGGAAAGCCATGAAGCCGCCGATCCCGGTAAATGAGCCTTTATTGAACGGAAATGAAAAAAAGTACGTAACGGAATGCATCGAATCGGGCTGGATTTCATCGGAAGGTCCGTTTGTCCGCAAATTCGAGGCGTCGATGGCCGATTACGCGAACAGAAAGCATGGCGTGGCCGTTTGTAACGGTACGGCCGCTCTGGAGCTGGCTGTTGCCGCTCTCGATCTTCCTCCCGGAAGCGAAGTGCTTGTGCCCAGTTTTACGATCATTTCCTGCGTACTGGCCATTGTCCGCCGCGGCTGCGTTCCGGTGCTCGTGGACAGCGACCCCGTCACGTGGAATATGGATGCCGCGCAGCTGGAAAGCAAAATTACGCCAAGGACGAAAGCCGTGATGATTGTCCATATCTACGGTCTGCCTACAGATGTCGATCCGGTGCTCGAGATCGCCGGGCGATACGGACTGAAGGTCATCGAGGATGCTTCGGAGATGATCGGGCAGTATTATAAAGATCGGCCCTGCGGCAGCTTTGGCGATATCAGCACGTTCAGCTTCTACGCCAACAAGCATGTGACAACGGGGGAAGGGGGCATGGTGCTGACCGATGACGATGCCCTGGCGGAGCGCTGCTCGCTCCTGCGAAATTTATTTTTTGTGCCGAACCGCCGGTATGTTCACGACGAGCTGGGCTTCAATTTCCGGATGACCAACCTCCAGGCGGCGATCGGTCTGGCACAGATCGAGCGTCTTTCGGAATTAACGGAACGAAAAAGGGAGATCGGCCGGCATTATACGGAGCTGCTGTCCGATTTGCCGGAGCTTCAGCTGCCGTTAACGTCCGCGCCGTATGCCGATAACGTGTATTGGGTTTATGGGATCGTCCTGCATGAAGAGGCGAATCTGGACGCTCCGGAGCTGCAGGCCAGGCTGGTGGATGAAGGCATTGCGACCCGCCCGTTTTTTTGGCCCATGCACGAGCAGCCCGTTTTTGTCCGTGCGGGATTGTTCCGGGGAGAATCCTACCCCGTCGCGGAACGACTGGCCCGGAGGGGATTTTATATTCCGAGCGGAATGGCGTTAACCGCCGAGCAGCGAATTCGGGTGGCGGAGACGCTGAGAAGCGCGATCAGGGCATAAAAGTGATGAATCGGCTGAACGGGCGGATCCCGATCAGCCGATGTTCATGTTAAGCTCTCCGATTTTACGGCTTGCAGCGCCGCTGCTGCGAAATTTATGGGGACAACCTTGGATTACAGCGTCCAGCGCAGCAGCAGAGCGGCTTCCGTCAACCCTCCGCCGAAGCCGTACAGCAGCAGGACGTCGTCTTTGCGGAGCTTGCCGGCCTTCAAGGCGATGTCGATCGCGAGTGGAATCGAAGCGGCCGACGTGTTGCCGTAATCGGCCATGCTCGTCAGCGCCTTATCGAGCGGAATGCCGGATTTCTCGCAGATCGACTCGACGATGCGCATGTTGGCGCTGTGCGGCACGAACCAATCGATGTCATCCACCCCGAGGCCGCAGCCGTCGAGCAGCTCCGCAATGCCTTTCGGCACCTGGGTCACCGCCCAGCGGTACACCTCCCGGCCGTTTTGCACGATTTTGCCGCTTGTCTGCATCGGCACGCTGCCGATCGAACCGGAAAGATGAGAGCAGTACACATGATGGCCGCCGCTGCCGGTCGTATGGGAATAAGCGCCGAGCAGGCTTCCCTGTCCGTCCTCGCTGCGCTCCAGCAGCACCGCGCCGGCGCCGTCGCCGAACAGGATGCAGGTCGCGCGGTCCGTATAGTCCGTAATTTTGGACAAGGTCTCCGCGCCGATCACCAAAATTTTGCGGTAAATCCCCGATAAAATCAGCCCGTTTGCGAGCTGCAGCCCGTAGACGAAGCCCGCGCAGGCGGCTTGCAGATCGACGGCGCCGCAGGAGCCGATGCCGAATTCGGCCTGTACCCGCGAGGCCATGCTCGGGAACAGCGTATCGGGCGTCGTCGTTGCGACGAGCACGAAATCGACGTCGTCCAGCCGCGCATCATAACGCGATACCAGGTCGCGCACGGCACCGAAAATCATGTCGCTGCAAAACTGCTCATCGGATGCGATCCGCCGTTCCGTTATGCCGGTCCGCTGTACGATCCACTCATGATTGGTCTCGACCATGCGCTCAAGGTCGTCGTTGCCAAGCACCTGATCCGGTACATACGCCCCAAACGCCGTTATTACCGCCGAAGATTGAAACTCCGCCGCTTTCATGTTCATCCGCTCCCTAATGGCCAGGTATTAGTATCTGGTACTAATACCAATGTAACCGATTGGAGGGGGGCTGTCAAATCGTGATTTTTCAGCATGAGCTGTAAGGGTTTCAAAATAAGCTGTAGGTTTTGTTTCAGTAAAACCTCTATTCGATAAGATGCGTAATGATGCATCTCTACATCGTTACACGCTCGGCAGGATTTCGTCTGTAAAGTATTTTTTTCCCTGCAATGGCTAAAATACTACAAGCTAACTTACGCTCGAAAGAAGAGAAACCGCATGAAAGTCGGCATTAGCATCGTTGAAAACGAGCAAATTTTACGGAACAGGTTTCAAAACTGTTCCGACGTTATTTTTCGCGAGCTTCGTATTCAAGGGCAAACCAGCCTTTTATTTGTCTTCGTCGACGGAATGATCGATGCGGATACGATTGTTACGAACGTTCTCAAACCGTTCCTGTACGATGGTCTCCCCCAAGGTTTCGGAGCGATCGACGGCGTCGCTCAATGGTTCGAACAGGAGCGCGTTCCCGTTATGTCGACCAAGAAGCTTTCCGCCGTCGATGATATCGTCGACCATATCTTGAAGGGGAACGTCGCCATACTGGCCGAAGGGGAAAATAATGCGCTTCTTGCCGATGTCGCGAAGTACAAGACCCGGGCCATCGAAGAGCCTTTTAACGAGGCGACCATCCGCGGGTCCAAGGAAGGGTTTACGGAGCTGCTCCGGACGAATACGACCTTGCTGCGCAGAATACTGGCGACGTCGAAGCTGAAATTCGAATCCATTACCGTCGGTAAAATTACCCGAACCGATATCGTCATTGCCTATCTCGAGGATGTCGTATCGACGCCCGTTTTGAATGAAGTCCGTAAGCGAATCAAGCGGATTCGGATCGACGGCATTCTTGAATCCGGCTATATCGAAGAATCCATCGAAGATACGCATCTTTCTCCTTTTCCGCAAATGATTAATACGGAGCGTCCGGATATTGTGGCGACCGGGCTGCTGGACGGAAAAGTGGCGATATTAATCAATGGAAGCTCATGCGCGCTTGTCGTTCCGATGACATTCTGGGACGGCCTTCAGGCTCCCGATGATAATTACGAACGCTTCTTGTTCGTCTCCATGATTCGATGGATTCGGTATCTGTTTGCGTTATTCTCGCTTTTGTTCCCTTCCGTTTACATTGCGTTAACGAATTATCACTTGGAGATGATACCTCTTAAGCTGATGATGACGGTCGCGAGTCTGCGGGAGATGGCTCCGTTTCCGACGGTGATCGAAGTTATGATGATGGAGGTTATGTTCGAAGGCTTGCGGGAGGCGGGGATCCGCCTGCCGAAGCAGATCGGCCCTCTCGTCAGCATCGTCGGGGCATTGGTGCTCGGGGAAGCGGCCGTCCGTGCCGGCCTTATATCCGCGCCTATCGTCATTGTCGTATCGGCCGCCGGAATCTCGTCGTTCATCATCCCGAACTTTCGATTTGCGTTTCCGCTGCGCATGTTAAGATTTCCTTTATTGATCCTGTCCGGAACCTTCGGCCTTTTTGGATTGGGGACTGGATTGATGGCCATCTTAATTCATCTCGTTCATCTGGCTCCGTTCGGTATGCCTTATTTAGCCCCGGTGGCTCCGCAAAACAGCCGCAAGCTGAAGGGCATATTCATTCGGCCGCCGCGAAAGCTTGTCGCACATACCGAATTTAACGACGAGGAGGCCCCCTCTTGAAGAAAATAGGCTCTTGTTTCGCGCTGCTCCTTATCGTGCCGTTCGCAACCGGCTGCTGGAATCAGAAGGAGCCGAATCAAGTCGCCTTCGTTATAGGAGGGGCGATGGATTTAACGAAAGACGGACGTTTAGAGGTCAGTAATCAAATCGCAATTCCTTCCGGTCTCGAAAGCGGACAAGACAGCGGGGGCGGATCGATGAAGAAAAGCTTCCGCGTCGTAAGCGCGACCGGGAAGAACTTATTCGATACGGCTCCGAATTTGCAGGTGCAGCTATCCCGCAGGCTGTTTGTCGGGCATCGCAGAGTCATTCTTGTCGGGCAGCGTCTGGCGGAGCATGGAATCGGAGATTTGCTCGACGAATTTATCCGCAACCCGCAATCGGAGCTTCGTTCAAGGATCTTTATCGCGAAAGGCGTCCAAGGAAAAAACCTCCTTTCCGCAAAGCCGGTTTTCGAGCCGCTAGCGGCCGAGTCGCTCACGAATGGACAAGCGGCCCTGGGTTTGAAGCCGTTTTATTTTCATGATTTTTTGTCCGATGTATTAAGCGAAGGCCTGCAGCCCGTTCTGCCGGCGTTCAGCCTGACGGCCTCCAACCAAATCGTGTTTGCCGGAATGGCGGCCATGAACAAAGACGATGGCCTGAAATTGGCGGGATTCCTGAATATAGAGGAGTCTTCGTATGCCAATTGGATCACGAACAGGCAAACCGGTTTTGAAATTACTTCTTTCGTCCCTGAAGGGAAAGGCAATGTTACCCTCAACCTTAAATCATTGGGCAGCCGTATTCGTGCGGAGACGGTGGGCGACCGAATCCGCATCCACGTTCGACTCACTGGCAAAGGAACCGTCGTCGAGAACAATACGAGTTTGAATCCGACCAAACGGGCGGATCTTCGCATCATTCAAGATGAACTGGGGCGAGTCGCCCGGGAATCGGTGCAGCAGATGATCGAAAAAGTTCAAAAGCAGTACAAAACGGATATCTTCGGGTTCGGAGAACATGTACATTGGCAATATCCCCACCGGTGGAAAACCTTGAAGCGAAATTGGAACAAGACGTTCCCGAAGCTGGACGTTTCGGTCGACGTGAAGCTTTATGGCAAGGATCCCGGAGAAACCGGCTCTTCGGTCAAGCTCATGCCTTGATCCGGATTCGCATGGCCTAACATCGAAAAGGGGCGGGAGCTACTATGAAGCTGTCAAGCGCGCAATTGGTTTGGATAATCGTAACGGAAGTTTGTGCGATAATCGGGGTTCGAATTTCGCCGGCAATCGCCATATCTCAACAAGACACGTGGATTTCGATGCTGGCGGCGGGTGTCATAGGCGCGGCTTTGACTTTGTTTACCGTTCACTTGAGCATGCTGAATCCCGGCCAAACGTTGACCCAATTCAGCAGGGCGCTGCTGGGCAAATGGTTCGGGCGAATAGTCGTCCTTCCGTACCTCGCGGCCTGGTATTCGTTCTGCACCGTTATACTTCGTGATTTCACCGGCTTTTTGCAGCCGATTCTGATCGACAGGACGCCCCTGTGGATCATGATGCTGATCATAATGGGCTTGATGATCTATTTGACTTCTACCGCAGGCATAACGGGAATCGGACGTTTATGTCAAATCGTGGGACCCGTCATTATTATTACGTTGGTCATCAGTTTCGTTTTAAATGCGGGCCATGCGAAAGGGCACTATTTGCTGCCCGTCTTTTCCGATACCGGATGGATCAGCATCGTGAAAGGATCGCTGGGTCCCGCCATTTGGCTCCCGGGACCTTATACCTTGCTGGTCGTCGTCGCATTTATGCGGAATCCCCGCAAAGCGCTTTCCAGTTCCTTGATCGGCGTAGGCATTACCATTGTCCTCGCTCTTGCCGCTACTTTAATGGTGCTTATGGTCTTCGGTCCGAATTTAGCGGCCAAAATCAGATATCCTTACTTTTTATACGTAAGAACCGTCGATATTCTGGACTTTATCCAAAATATGGACATCTTTTTTATGTTTATTTGGATCTTCGGCGTATCGGCCCAATTATCGTTATTATTGTTCGTCGCGAGTCACGAATCGGCCCAATGGTTCAAGGCGAAAAGCTGGCGAAAATTCATGTGGTTCAGCGCGCCGGCGATTTATGCGATGGCGCTCCTGATTCCGGACGAAACGGGATTTGAGGCTTATTACAATTTTGGGCTGTACGTCGTTTTTCCCATCTGCGGGATTGCGATTCCTCTTCTGCTTTGGATCGTTACGTTATTCAGAAGGAAATCGGTTGCCACTTGAATGATGGATTTTTGACTCCGTTTCAATGAAACCTGACATGCTGCAGCATCGACCATCCGTGCCAAGCTCGCGGCGGTCCGGGGCACGAAGCGGAAGCGTTCAACGCCAACACCGCGACCCTGCTGGAATCGCTGCAGCTTGGGGGGCGGGCTTCAGCGGCATTATGGCCAACTTTCATCCGGAGCTGTATACGTGGCTCAAGGCATGCTTCGACATCCGACAGTATTGAACTCAAACAAAATCATTTAAGGCGGAGGGCTTGATTATACGGCTCTCCGCCCTATTCATTTTATAACCCCATTCATCGGTCCGATTATGGCTGAAACAAGAAGATTGATCCAGAAATTGACGAGAATCAGACCGCTTTCTAAAACGTCTTCCATGCTATAATTGATTAGTTGTGGCTATCTATCATCACGGACGGGGGGCTCGCAATGAGAATTTTGTCCGGAGCGCCCGTCCTGCAGGGGCGGGAAGCGGACCGGCTGACGCAGCCGATGACGATGAAGTTCCGGATGCGCGGCGTTGATCCCGCTGCCGTGAAGCGGTATATGTTGGAGCATCCGGACGAATTTTACCGCAAGACGCCGATCGCCGAGCTGCCGAACCTGCCGTTGTCCGCGGTGCAGGGCTTCTACAAGCATTGGAAAGAGGCCGGGCTGCCGATTCAACCGCGACCAGGTGCTGTTCTTTACCGGTCCGGAGGAGGACGAGGTGCTGGTGAATATGACCCGCTTGCAGGGGCTGGACGGCACGAACGTGGAGCATTTGACGGAGGCGGAAGAAATCGGGCGGCGGCAGGTGCTGATGGTTGCCGACTTTATGAAACGCAAGCTCCCGGGATTCGAGCGGGCGTCCATTTCCCAGGTCGGAGCGCAAATCGGTATCCGCGAAACGCGGCGGATGGACGGTCAAGTCACGCTGCAAATCGAGGATGTGACGGAAGGCCGGCGGTCGGCGGAAGCGATCGCACGCAGCGGCTATCCGATCGACATCCACGATCCGAAGAGTAAAGGCGTGACGGGGGCCGGATCGCAGGCGACGGCGCCTACGATATCCCATACGGCACGCTGCTGCCGAGAAAAATCGATAATTTGCTGGCCGGCGGCCGCTGCATCTCGACATGCTACGAGGCTTTTGCGACGACCCGCCTCACCCCGGGCTGCATGGCGACCGGGCAGGCGGCGGGAACCGCAGCCGCGATAGCAGCCGCCGCGGGACGCTCTCCGCAGGAGCTGGGCGTATCGGCGCTGCAGGAGGCGCTCGTTCGAGGCGGGGCTGTTTTATCTTAGCCAATGATAGATCCGCTCAAATCATTCATCCAGGCCAAAAAGGTCCGGGACGGAGACGAATGAGACCAAGAAGGATGCCGGGTACCACCGACAAAGAAGCCGCTTCCCATCCCTCGGGAAACGGCTTTTTCGTTGCGTTTTAGGACCGCGGCATAGATGCACCGGTCACCTCTAAGCCTTACTGAGCTCTCACGGAGACGACTGCCGCGGTTCAATTGCTCCATTTTTTGCTCAACAAACTGGCAGGATTGCGCAACATTACTTCAAAGTTAGCGTCCTAGTATTAGTCCGCTAAAGATTGCCAAGAAAGGAATGAAATATTTTGAAAAAGGTGCTCACAGGAATTTTCGCTGCATTAATTTTATCTATTTCTTCACCTGCATACGCTGCAGATGTGCAAATAAAAATTGAAGGAAAGACGATTGCCTCCAATGTGACGCCCGAAATAAAGAACAATCGAACGATGGTGCCGTTGCGTTTGATCAGTGAAAATTTGGGAGCCAAGGTTAACTGGTCGGGTTCGGAAGCTACACTCGAAAAAAACGATCTGCTGGTAAGCTTAAAATTGAAGAGCAATACAGCGATGAAGAATGGTAAACCCGTGCTGCTCGACGCAGCACCCTATATCAAGAATAATCGCATCATGGTTCCGCTTCGCTTGGTATTCGTTTACCTATTCTGCCTTTCAATCGATCTACCAGATTATTGATACGGCCGGGAAGAACGGTTTTTTGACGACAATCAGCGATACAAATCCTTAAGGCAACAATGTGAACTGGCACGTTACATTGGGGGTTATTTCCATGCTTACTTCAAAGATGAATCCAGCAGAATTAACCATAGATCAAATTACCAAAGTAGTGTTTGGCGATGGTCAGTACACCGATGACGGAACTGCGAATGGAGAATGCATATTTGTTTTTGGCGGATCGTATCTATCAAGAGCGGTAAAGGCGGTTGAATTGTTTAAGAAAGGTCGAGCCCCTTATATTTTGTTTACCGGCGGGGATAAATTTGGACAAAAAAAACCGCCGGAAGCAATTGTCCTGCAGGGCGAGGGAAGAAGACTGGGCGTGCCTAATGAATCCATTTTAATTGAAACACAGTCTAATCACACGAAAGAAAATATACTGTGTTCACTCACCGTTCTTGATCGTGCAATAGGCTTAGAAAACATTAAACGTTTGTTGTTAGTCAGTTCGCCCGGGCACATGCGTAGATGCCTTCTTATGTTAAAAACATTTATGCCGCCGTGGTATCAATATATGTGGTGCCCTGATGATCGAGTTGTAGGGCAAGCTAACAACTGGTGGCAGGATGAGGAGGAAGTTATCAGGGTCAAAGCTGAACTGTATAAGGTCATCGACGGTGTGAGAGGGAAATATTTCGTAGACGACGATGTGGAGTTAGATAGTGAGACGTGCGGATTGACCGGCGAAGAGCAGGAATGGGTGCTGTTCCGAAGCGCGCAGGCGCTGTACCGGCTTTGAAGCGCTTGCCGTTGACGGTGCATTCGCATCGTAAAGAGAACGAACGAGACGCCTGGATGCGGAATCGGCATGAATCTTACATCATCCGATTGCGGAGTCGTGGTATCCAGCGGGCGGCTTAAGCTCAATCATACGATACGAAAGGCGGAGGAAACGATGCAGCGACTGAAAATAAGTGAAAATAAACGGTTTCTCGTACACGAAGACGGCACGCTTTTTTTCTGGCTCGGCGACACGGCATGGGAGCTGTTTCACAAGCTGAACCGGGAGGAGGCGGACCTGTACCTCCGCAACCGGGCTGAGCGCCGGTTTTCGGTTATTCAAGCCGTGGCGCTTGCCGAGATGGAGGGACTGACGACGGACAACGCCTACGGGCGGCGCCCGCTGAAGATGAACGCCTCCGGGCAGTACGACCCGACGCTTCCGGATACGGAAGGGAACGATCATTACTGGAACCACGTCGATTATATCGTCGACCGGGCGGCCGCTCTTGGCCTCTATGTCGCTTTGCTGCCGACATGGGGGGACAAATACAATTTGTTGTGGGGCAAGGGTCCGGTCGTGTTCAACGCGGACAATGCGCGCGTCTACGGCCGGTGGCTCGGGGACCGGTACAAAGACCGCCCGAACATCGTTTGGGTGCTCGGCGGCGACCGGCCGCTGCATACGATGGAGCATTTTGCGGTCAACCGCGCGCTTGCCGAAGGGCTGCGGGAGGGCGACGGCGGCAGCCATTTAATCACGTTCCATCCGCCGGGCGGCCAATCCTCTTCGCTTCCGCTGCACCGCGAGGATTGGATCGATTTCAACATGATTCAGTCCGGCCATCACGAATGGATCCGGACGAACTACAAGAAGGTCGGCGAGGACTACGCGCGGCAGCCGGTGAAACCGACGCTCGACGCGGAGCCGTGCTACGAGGACCACCCGATCAATTTCAAAGCGGAGAACGGTTATTTCGACGCGGCGGACGTCCGGCGCGGTGCCTATTACGCCTTATTTGCCGGCGCGTTCGGGCATACGTACGGCCATCATTCGGTCTGGTCGATGACCACCGAGCCTGGGGCATATTTCATCATGACTTGGCGCGACGCGATCGAGCGGCCGGGCGCCGCGCAAATGCGGCATATGCGCGATCTGATGGAATCGCGGCCGTTCCTGGAGCGGGTTCCCGACCAGAGCCTCATCGCCGACAACCTGCCCGGTGCGAACTATATGGCCGCGACGCGGGGCGAACGCTACGCCATGATTTATTCGCCGAACGGCATTCCGTTCAAAGTCGCGATGGGCATTATCCGCGGAACGACGGTCAAGGCGTCCTGGTTTGACCCGCGCACCGGCCAGTGGCGGGATGCGGGCGAGCGCCCGAACAGCGGCATAGCCGAATTCGTGCCCCCGACCAGCGGCCGGGACGGCGATTGGGTGCTCGTATTGGATGGAATCGGTTAGCGGGAGCTTTGCATTATATGCTGCACCGGCTATGAAACCGGCGGGATCGAGAAGGGCGAGGGTCGGGTCGAATTTACCCGTGGAGCAGCGGTATTCAAATGGTACTTATGTTCGTTTTTTTTGACTTGAATCTCGAGATCCGTCACGGACGGATCTTTTTTACATTACACCCAAACTAGCGTAGAGCGGCATCGTTTCGAAAAATCCATCCTGTCATAATTAAATTTAATTTGGATACCTATACAAAAGGAAGCAGACAAAGGGGAGCCCGGCAAACACCCATTTACATCGACTCTTGTCACTCCGACTGGTATCCACGATGGCGATTTGTCATTATGTTACTGGGATTTTAAAAGGCCGGGAGCTTTTTTGTCTGGACAGCCTGTGACAGGTAGGGGACAATTTATCAACACCCCAGCGGATCGATGAGCCGCTGAGGTTCAGGAATAACATGGAACTGATGATCGAGTCTATTATGCTCTGAAACAGAAGCATCAGCGACATTCTGATTACCGACCTCGATATGATTAATATTGGCGCCTATCGCAGTGAGGATTTCTGGGTGCTGGGCGAAATCGCCGGCTGCCGCGCAGTCTGTCGGATCCCTTTTCCCTCCGCTAGCTGAAGTAACGAACAGGGTTGTACAGTGATGCTGTTGAATAGGGTATCAGATACGAGCATGTCGAGGTGAAAAAAGATTTAATGGTCTTACAGGCAGGTTAAGGATATTGAGGATAATTTGTCGTAGCGACTTTATTTATGTAAGCGTTTACCGGGTCGAGCTTCACCTGCAAACAACCTCGCCCCGTACTATCAATTCAAACTCACTCGTCAAGATTAATTCAATAAGTTGGAGGTGCAATATGAAACTACGATCACGACTCGCCCGGTTCCAAGTCAACAAACTCTATATCCGCATGCTGCTATGTTTCTTGTCGCTGCTGCTGCCGATCATTATCGTCGGCGTGATCGTGTACGTTCAGAACATTCACATCCAGAAGAAAGAGCTGGAGGAGAAGGCCGCGAGCAACCTGAATTTCTCCGCCAAATCGATCGACACGTTCCTGCATATCGCGGAGACGTCGGAGACCGATTTCCTGCAGAGCCATATCGTGCAGCAGAATTTGCGGCCGGTCGATTTGTTGACGGATCGCCAGCGGGAACAGACCGCCTCCATCATTCAACAGCTCTCATTCTACCGCGCCATCGGCAGCTCGTTCATAGACGAGCTGTTTGTTTATTTGGACGATCAGCAGATCTACCGCAGTGATGGCGTCGAGACGTTCCATGATTTCTTTGAGAAGTTCAACCGCTTCGATCAGTATCCGCTCTCTTTTTGGGATTCGCTGCGCCGTACGGGACAGCCGTTCGACGTGCTCGCTCCCTCCCCAGTAGAGAAGACGTTCTACACCAATAAAATGACGGTCATCCCGCTTGTCACCGTGCAGTATCTGAACGGCCGCAAAACGGCCGTGGTGGCTGACATTTCCGCCAGAGCTATTCTCCAGACGCTGAACACCAACAACGTGTACGACAGCGCCTGGTCTCTGGTGCTGGACCCGAAAGGGGAGCCGATAGTCTCCGGTCCCGGGGAGACGTTTACGGACGACCCCAAGCAGCTTCGCGCCATTCGGGGACGGTTTGCTAATCCGCATGTCAAATTCGCGGATATGACGATCGGCGGCGTGTCCTATCTCGTAACCCGCTCGGTTTCCGCGACGTACGGCTGGCAGTACTTTTTCTTCATTCCCGCATTCGAATACAAGAAGCAGGCCACCGGCATTCTCAGCATGACGGTTTGGCTCTGCGTGATCCTGCTGGTCATCGGCGTGGCGTTCTCCCTCCTTTTCAGCCGAAGACTTTACCACCCGATCCGAAACATCCGCGACATTCTGCTCCAGCAGGATCCGTTACCCGAGTCGGCGTCGCATAACGAGTTTGAACTGA
This genomic window from Paenibacillus humicola contains:
- a CDS encoding DegT/DnrJ/EryC1/StrS family aminotransferase; the protein is MKPPIPVNEPLLNGNEKKYVTECIESGWISSEGPFVRKFEASMADYANRKHGVAVCNGTAALELAVAALDLPPGSEVLVPSFTIISCVLAIVRRGCVPVLVDSDPVTWNMDAAQLESKITPRTKAVMIVHIYGLPTDVDPVLEIAGRYGLKVIEDASEMIGQYYKDRPCGSFGDISTFSFYANKHVTTGEGGMVLTDDDALAERCSLLRNLFFVPNRRYVHDELGFNFRMTNLQAAIGLAQIERLSELTERKREIGRHYTELLSDLPELQLPLTSAPYADNVYWVYGIVLHEEANLDAPELQARLVDEGIATRPFFWPMHEQPVFVRAGLFRGESYPVAERLARRGFYIPSGMALTAEQRIRVAETLRSAIRA
- a CDS encoding ketoacyl-ACP synthase III; translated protein: MKAAEFQSSAVITAFGAYVPDQVLGNDDLERMVETNHEWIVQRTGITERRIASDEQFCSDMIFGAVRDLVSRYDARLDDVDFVLVATTTPDTLFPSMASRVQAEFGIGSCGAVDLQAACAGFVYGLQLANGLILSGIYRKILVIGAETLSKITDYTDRATCILFGDGAGAVLLERSEDGQGSLLGAYSHTTGSGGHHVYCSHLSGSIGSVPMQTSGKIVQNGREVYRWAVTQVPKGIAELLDGCGLGVDDIDWFVPHSANMRIVESICEKSGIPLDKALTSMADYGNTSAASIPLAIDIALKAGKLRKDDVLLLYGFGGGLTEAALLLRWTL
- a CDS encoding spore germination protein, whose product is MKVGISIVENEQILRNRFQNCSDVIFRELRIQGQTSLLFVFVDGMIDADTIVTNVLKPFLYDGLPQGFGAIDGVAQWFEQERVPVMSTKKLSAVDDIVDHILKGNVAILAEGENNALLADVAKYKTRAIEEPFNEATIRGSKEGFTELLRTNTTLLRRILATSKLKFESITVGKITRTDIVIAYLEDVVSTPVLNEVRKRIKRIRIDGILESGYIEESIEDTHLSPFPQMINTERPDIVATGLLDGKVAILINGSSCALVVPMTFWDGLQAPDDNYERFLFVSMIRWIRYLFALFSLLFPSVYIALTNYHLEMIPLKLMMTVASLREMAPFPTVIEVMMMEVMFEGLREAGIRLPKQIGPLVSIVGALVLGEAAVRAGLISAPIVIVVSAAGISSFIIPNFRFAFPLRMLRFPLLILSGTFGLFGLGTGLMAILIHLVHLAPFGMPYLAPVAPQNSRKLKGIFIRPPRKLVAHTEFNDEEAPS
- a CDS encoding Ger(x)C family spore germination protein, which codes for MKKIGSCFALLLIVPFATGCWNQKEPNQVAFVIGGAMDLTKDGRLEVSNQIAIPSGLESGQDSGGGSMKKSFRVVSATGKNLFDTAPNLQVQLSRRLFVGHRRVILVGQRLAEHGIGDLLDEFIRNPQSELRSRIFIAKGVQGKNLLSAKPVFEPLAAESLTNGQAALGLKPFYFHDFLSDVLSEGLQPVLPAFSLTASNQIVFAGMAAMNKDDGLKLAGFLNIEESSYANWITNRQTGFEITSFVPEGKGNVTLNLKSLGSRIRAETVGDRIRIHVRLTGKGTVVENNTSLNPTKRADLRIIQDELGRVARESVQQMIEKVQKQYKTDIFGFGEHVHWQYPHRWKTLKRNWNKTFPKLDVSVDVKLYGKDPGETGSSVKLMP
- a CDS encoding GerAB/ArcD/ProY family transporter; translation: MKLSSAQLVWIIVTEVCAIIGVRISPAIAISQQDTWISMLAAGVIGAALTLFTVHLSMLNPGQTLTQFSRALLGKWFGRIVVLPYLAAWYSFCTVILRDFTGFLQPILIDRTPLWIMMLIIMGLMIYLTSTAGITGIGRLCQIVGPVIIITLVISFVLNAGHAKGHYLLPVFSDTGWISIVKGSLGPAIWLPGPYTLLVVVAFMRNPRKALSSSLIGVGITIVLALAATLMVLMVFGPNLAAKIRYPYFLYVRTVDILDFIQNMDIFFMFIWIFGVSAQLSLLLFVASHESAQWFKAKSWRKFMWFSAPAIYAMALLIPDETGFEAYYNFGLYVVFPICGIAIPLLLWIVTLFRRKSVAT
- a CDS encoding FAD-dependent oxidoreductase codes for the protein MDNLLAGGRCISTCYEAFATTRLTPGCMATGQAAGTAAAIAAAAGRSPQELGVSALQEALVRGGAVLS
- a CDS encoding copper amine oxidase N-terminal domain-containing protein gives rise to the protein MLTGIFAALILSISSPAYAADVQIKIEGKTIASNVTPEIKNNRTMVPLRLISENLGAKVNWSGSEATLEKNDLLVSLKLKSNTAMKNGKPVLLDAAPYIKNNRIMVPLRLVFVYLFCLSIDLPDY
- a CDS encoding YdcF family protein, which gives rise to MLTSKMNPAELTIDQITKVVFGDGQYTDDGTANGECIFVFGGSYLSRAVKAVELFKKGRAPYILFTGGDKFGQKKPPEAIVLQGEGRRLGVPNESILIETQSNHTKENILCSLTVLDRAIGLENIKRLLLVSSPGHMRRCLLMLKTFMPPWYQYMWCPDDRVVGQANNWWQDEEEVIRVKAELYKVIDGVRGKYFVDDDVELDSETCGLTGEEQEWVLFRSAQALYRL